From the genome of Argentina anserina chromosome 4, drPotAnse1.1, whole genome shotgun sequence, one region includes:
- the LOC126790414 gene encoding type III polyketide synthase A-like: MSTTTVQSNRNGSAKQLNAPTPGKATVLALGKAFPSQLVPQDCLVEGYIRDTKCADLAIKEKLERLCKTTTVKTRYTVMSKEILDKYPELATEGTATIRQRLEITNPAVVEMGVEASLACIKEWGRPVEDITHVVYVSSSEIRLPGGDLYLASKLGLRNDVGRVMLYFLGCYGGVTGLRVAKDIAENNPGSRVLLTTSETTILGFRPPNNARPYDLVGAALFGDGAAAVIIGSNPVWGQESPFMELNYAVQQFLPDTHNVIDGRLSEEGINFKLGRDLPQKIDENIEVFCKKLMAKASLKNFNELFWAVHPGGPAILNKLEGTLKLTSDKLECSRQALMDYGNVSSNTIFYVMEKMREELRKKEEREEWGLALAFGPGITFEGILLRSL; the protein is encoded by the exons ATGTCGACGACGACAGTACAAAGCAATAGGAATGGTTCTGCCAAGCAACTCAACGCTCCGACACCAGGGAAGGCAACAGTGCTTGCATTGGGTAAGGCCTTCCCCAGCCAACTAGTCCCTCAAGATTGCTTAGTCGAGGGCTACATCCGCGACACGAAATGTGCTGATCTTGCCATCAAGGAGAAACTGGAGCGACTCT GCAAAACTACAACTGTCAAGACCAGGTACACTGTGATGTCGAAGGAGATCCTGGACAAGTACCCTGAACTAGCAACTGAGGGCACAGCCACTATCAGACAAAGGCTTGAAATCACAAACCCTGCAGTGGTAGAGATGGGTGTGGAAGCAAGCCTTGCTTGCATAAAAGAATGGGGCAGACCAGTTGAAGACATTACTCACGTTGTCTATGTGTCCTCAAGTGAAATCAGACTCCCTGGTGGTGACCTCTACCTTGCCAGCAAGCTAGGCCTGAGGAATGATGTCGGTCGTGTAATGTTGTACTTCTTAGGCTGCTATGGGGGTGTCACTGGCCTTAGGGTTGCAAAAGACATAGCCGAAAACAACCCGGGAAGCAGGGTCTTGTTAACCACTTCTGAAACCACCATACTCGGTTTCAGACCACCCAACAATGCGCGCCCTTACGACCTTGTTGGGGCTGCACTTTTCGGAGATGGAGCCGCTGCTGTGATCATTGGAAGCAACCCGGTTTGGGGCCAAGAGTCTCCTTTCATGGAGCTCAACTATGCTGTCCAGCAATTCCTCCCTGACACACACAATGTGATCGATGGAAGGCTCTCCGAAGAAGGCATCAATTTCAAGCTGGGAAGGGACCTTCCTCAGAAGATTGATGAGAACATTGAAGTGTTTTGCAAGAAACTCATGGCAAAAGCTAGTCTCAAGAACTTCAATGAGTTGTTCTGGGCTGTTCATCCTGGAGGGCCTGCAATCCTTAACAAGCTAGAGGGGACACTAAAGCTCACTAGTGACAAGCTTGAGTGCAGCAGACAGGCTCTGATGGACTATGGCAATGTGAGCAGCAACACCATTTTCTATGTGATGGAGAAGATGAGAGAGGAATtgaggaagaaagaagagaggGAAGAATGGGGACTTGCATTGGCTTTTGGACCTGGGATTACATTTGAAGGCATTCTACTTCGCAGCCTGTGA
- the LOC126790369 gene encoding protein high chlorophyll fluorescent 107 translates to MQQLLSSSSSSNPSFALFSTSPNPNHLSKFTFKIPILPRCSSRDSSTQLLDHDDRAITNAAAPDTKPVLVVRRPEMELPSDEAASPLDVGVGEFAKKIAIFEPDDRAAESNPKEKPLKVNLDLALYRAKILTRNYRYAEAQELLEKCICYWPEDGRAYVALGKALSRQSKMAEARAVYEKGCQATQGENPFIWQCWAVLEDKVGNTRRARGLFDAATVADKKHIAAWHGWGVLELKQGNISKARHLLAKGLKFCGGNEYIYQTLARLEAKASRYEQARYLFRQATRCNPKSCASWLAWAQMEMQQENNPAARRLFEKSIQASPKNRFAWHVWGLFETKMGNVEKGRKLLKIGHTLNPRDPVLLQSLALLEYEHSTANVARQLFRRASELDPRHQPVWTAWGWMEWKEGNIATARKLYQKALSINSTSETAARCLQAWGVLEERNGNLSAARRLFRSSLNINSQSYVTWMTWASLEENQGNSARAEEIRDLYFQQRTEVVDDPSWVMGLLDIIDPALDRIRSVLNLDQASQQSRLDSLRTILEGQSGKNVEEESVSNDMESDTGFDVDAFCLERLSLDPSKLQVQMVFSPPPPVKRTREKVFK, encoded by the exons ATGCagcaacttctctcctcctcttcttcctcaaacCCCAGCTTCGCTCTCTTCTCCACCTCCCCAAACCCTAACCACCTCTCCAAATTCACCTTCAAAATCCCCATTCTGCCCCGCTGCTCCTCCCGCGACTCCTCCACCCAGCTCCTCGACCACGACGACCGCGCCATAACCAATGCCGCCGCGCCGGACACCAAACCAGTGCTCGTCGTCCGCCGCCCCGAGATGGAGCTCCCCTCCGACGAGGCCGCCTCCCCGCTCGACGTCGGCGTCGGCGAGTTCGCCAAGAAGATTGCGATATTCGAGCCTGACGACCGCGCCGCCGAGTCGAATCCGAAGGAGAAGCCATTGAAGGTCAACTTGGACTTGGCGCTGTACAGAGCGAAGATCTTGACCAGGAATTACCGCTATGCGGAAGCACAGGAATTACTGGAGAAg TGTATATGTTATTGGCCGGAAGATGGGAGAGCTTATGTGGCGTTGGGGAAGGCCTTGAGCAGGCAGTCGAAAATGGCCGAAGCTCGAGCTGTGTATGAGAAGGGCTGCCAAGCCACTCAAGGAGAGAATCCATTCATTTGGCAG TGTTGGGCTGTTTTGGAAGATAAGGTGGGGAATACAAGGAGGGCAAGGGGATTGTTTGATGCGGCGACGGTTGCTGATAAGAAGCACATTGCGGCGTGGCATGGATGGGGAGTCTTAGAGCTAAAGCAGGGGAATATCAGTAAGGCGAGGCATCTGCTCGCCAAGGGTTTGAAGTTTTGTGGAGGGAATGAGTACATATACCAGACGCTGGCGAGATTGGAAGCTAAAGCAAGTCGATATGAGCAGGCTCGGTACTTGTTTAGGCAGGCCACTAGATGCAATCCCAAGAGTTGTGCCAGTTGGCTT GCGTGGGCTCAAATGGAGATGCAACAGGAAAATAACCCTGCTGCTAGGAGACTTTTTGAG AAATCAATACAGGCAAGCCCAAAGAATAGGTTCGCATGGCATGTCTGGGGACTTTTTGAAACTAAAATGGGAAATGTTGAGAAGGGGAGAAAGTTATTAAAGATTGGTCACACGCTCAATCCAAGGGATCCAGTCCTCCTTCAGTCTCTTGCTTTATTGGAATATGAACACTCGACTGCCAATGTTGCTCGACAGTTGTTCAGGCGAGCATCTGAGTTGGATCCAAGGCATCAACCAGTTTGGACG GCTTGGGGGTGGATGGAATGGAAAGAAGGAAACATCGCCACAGCAAGGAAATTATACCAAAAGGCATTGTCTATTAACTCAACTAGTGAAACTGCTGCTCGCTGTCTGCAG GCTTGGGGAGTTCTAGAAGAGAGAAATGGTAACCTATCAGCGGCCCGAAGATTATTTAGGTCTTCTCTCAATATAAATTCTCAGAGTTATGTTACATGGATGACTTGGGCATCATTGGAGGAAAATCAAGGGAACTCTGCCCGTGCAGAGGAAATTCGAGATCTTTATTTCCAGCAG CGCACAGAAGTTGTGGATGATCCTTCATGGGTTATGGGATTGTTAGACATCATAGATCCAGCACTTGACAGAATCAGGAGTGTCTTGAACTTGGATCAGGCCTCACAACAAAGTCGACTAGATTCTCTCAGAACAATACTAGAAGGACAAAGTGGAAAGAACGTTGAGGAAGAGTCAGTGAGCAATGACATGGAAAGTGACACTGGCTTTGATGTGGATGCTTTCTGTCTAGAAAGATTATCTTTGGATCCATCTAAGCTACAAGTTCAGATGGTCTTCTCACCGCCTCCACCAGTAAAGAGAACTAGAGAGAAAGTCTTTAAATGA
- the LOC126790383 gene encoding uncharacterized protein LOC126790383, with protein MGWRGILGFEYGIVQAPLGPDISGPELVAAVANAGGLAFLRAPDWESPDYLRKLINKTRSLTDKPFGVAVVLAFPHEKNINVILEEKVAVLQVYWGDCSVELVTKAHLSGVMVVPQVGSLEEAKKVISAGVDAIIVQGSEAGGHVISQDALISLLPKVVDLVGDQSITIIAAGGIVDARGYVAALALGAQGVSLGTRFLATEESYAHPIYKRKLVEYDSTEYTDIFGRARWPKAPHRVLKTPFFNEWKCLPAHETEASQPVIGRTTIHDREIEIRRLAGTVPNVTTTGDIESMVLYAGQSVGLIKEILPAAEVVKRLVEGAQLIIRQKFSHML; from the exons ATGGGTTGGCGTGGGATTCTGGGTTTTGAGTATGGAATAGTTCAGGCACCACTGGGACCTGATATTTCTGGACCTGAGCTTGTTGCTGCTGTTGCTAATGCCGGCGGACTTGCTTTCCTCAGGGCTCCTGATTGG GAATCACCGGACTATCTACGGAAGCTGATAAATAAGACTCGGAGCTTAACAGACAAACCATTTGGGGTTGCTGTTGTCCTGGCATTTCCTCATGAGAAAAATATCAACGTCATATTGGAGGAAAAGGTAGCAGTGCTGCAGGTATACTGGGGTGATTGTTCTGTGGAGCTTGTGACGAAAGCTCATCTTTCTGGGGTTATGGTTGTTCCTCAAGTGGGGAGTTTGGAGGAGGCAAAAAAAGTAATCTCTGCTGGTGTAGATGCAATTATTGTTCAAGGATCTGAAGCAGGAGGGCATGTGATCAGTCAGGATGCTTTGATTTCATTGTTGCCAAAGGTAGTCGATCTTGTTGGAGATCAAAGTATTACTATCATTGCGGCAGGTGGTATTGTGGATGCTCGTGGATATGTTGCCGCCCTTGCCCTTGGTGCTCAAGGAGTAAGCCTAGGCACTAGGTTCCTTGCAACTGAGGAAAGTTATGCCCATCCTATATACAAGAGAAAATTGGTTGAATATGACAGCACTGAGTACACTGATATATTTGGACGTGCAAGATGGCCCAAAGCACCACATCGTGTTTTAAAGACGCCTTTCTTCAATGAATGGAAGTGCCTTCCTGCTCATGAAACAGAAGCCAGTCAGCCAGTAATCGGTCGAACAACGATACATGACAGGGAAATAGAAATCCGTCGTCTTGCCGGGACAGTTCCAAATGTGACCACAACTGGTGACATTGAAAGCATGGTTTTGTATGCTGGCCAAAGTGTAGGCCTCATTAAGGAAATATTACCTGCAGCTGAAGTGGTAAAGAGGCTTGTTGAAGGCGCTCAACTTATAATCAGGCAGAAGTTCAGTCATATGTTGTGA
- the LOC126790358 gene encoding uncharacterized protein LOC126790358 produces the protein MADFDDDFGDIYTDVQARSSSAVNGLSDFTQFYTEPKEEEEEEDGKSSENNGGKGFASDSRKPSSVLEDLGGEVEVEECSDSDSDDDLHIVLNDGGCQGVPFPISGGGSLRLDDCDDEDDDALVPIKDSKYVWTQGSARSSNGKSNECVDLGPFGGDHLQISRARDAPNLVVTRNRYGFRIPWYRTILEMDIEPFEDKSWRYPGIDITDYFNFDLNEDSWKEYCNSLEQLRQFTSTQYGMPGSSKFCQAKEAGSEYGVFTPETMSEEMDYAGSRTYAPSSSTVSELPKGKAIQIEDSFVERQPSFDSRHPRSWNSDVVIQIAVQDPTQETYNSSAEHGQKNGRTHDTSETGEFNANGNQNNISYGTTNGDDISSGSAEADVKKVVRCSQKISASHRNKVTESLDKHNQVIDVDGNKHKEVNGISLEAIEIANKVTENLDRNTSSDDQCMMDTQLSLSDDEDQLSLISSCYESDSGTSRNSAHFDPEDIHTPVRPVENPESEPHKSITSSSKNSKGNCIKRKRDIQDYSICRRYSQKKHSYQGRRLNDLEEPTNHRNSDVSPTSDTEDPNDRNYSENFRRQERLRDSGGINREDTLDYKGRKFSYHCGIRNADNHYHKRKCFSRNDSHQLQQKLDPYVNRTSNERQTLCEDWNHSGRTQFTDERSPLTKGESRGLHSRYSSTVESRHAQWRRTRNKLLFKKIPNKWHEDDFPGEKAGRCASFISRKRNNFDEFHGRKFPLLGRELNNRGQRGGYEGSPMYLDDSQSENFKDVYCEHQENQYLSHQSYRDLYTAEDGSWNRSVSPRNYVSYPRTANERFWRQLRKIDVEEANEVNWYDDHYDSYEIEGNMHPNDHLRWRRSNWQSEVMHWTEDQFTFRHHGDKLYSEKASCSYQKYVRHENFRAKNGFSDGMPINNMQPEHINNMPINNMQPEQHRSKIPRKGTGANFVHSAKIYRGRHEQLVRCRDSMDLAVRERKILARCSKARTSMCNGRPESMGAVIGGESTTSRNLQVCETEKARAVKITQRIGWDQNSRIGPDKFPVTAQNADLDIEEGQIVTQQNAVNTPHPLQRKHYSDFNEPAHSLKKRVLDGHNANTGNKVVAEGCDKQRILQTMEKMEQRGERFKESITLRKEPDKSFTPEVDPAVETADEKQHRPARKRQWGGRFSKNDALMLGIPLKATF, from the exons ATGGCAGATTTCGACGACGATTTTGGAGACATCTACACTGATGTCCAAGCCCGGTCCTCGTCAGCCGTCAATGGCCTCTCGGACTTCACTCAGTTCTATACAGAacccaaagaagaagaagaagaagaagatggtaaGAGCAGTGAAAACAACGGCGGCAAGGGTTTTGCCTCCGATTCTAGGAAACCCAGTTCTGTGTTAGAGGATTTGGGTGGTGAAGTTGAGGTTGAGGAGTGCAGTGATAGTGACAGTGACGATGATCTTCATATAGTGTTGAACGATGGGGGCTGTCAAGGTGTGCCCTTTCCGATTTCGGGTGGTGGGAGCTTGAGGCTTGATGATTGTGATGATGAGGACGATGATGCTCTTGTGCCCATCAAAGATTCCAAG TATGTGTGGACTCAAGGATCAGCTCGTTCAAGCAATGGGAAATCCAATGAGTGTGTGGATTTGGGGCCGTTTGGAGGAGACCACTTGCAGATAAGTCGCGCTCGTGATGCACCTAATCTGGTGGTGACTCGGAATAGATATGGTTTTCGAATTCCTTGGTATAG GACCATACTGGAAATGGATATTGAACCATTTGAGGATAAGTCATGGAGGTACCCTGGAATTGATATAACAGATTACTTCAATTTTGATTTGAATGAGGACAGCTGGAAAGAGTACTGTAACTCCCTG GAGCAACTTCGGCAGTTCACATCCACGCAGTATGGCATGCCTGGCTCTTCAAAATTTTGTCAG GCTAAAGAAGCTGGATCTGAGTATGGGGTATTCACCCCGGAAACTATGTCTGAAGAAATGGATTATGCTGGATCAAGGACATATGCTCCATCGTCATCAACAGTTTCTGAACTG CCCAAAGGGAAAGCAATTCAGATAGAAGATAGTTTTGTTGAACGCCAACCATCTTTTGATAGCAGGCATCCACGTAGTTGGAATTCTGATGTTGTGATACAG ATTGCTGTGCAGGATCCCACCCAGGAAACCTACAATTCTAGCGCAGAACATGGGCAAAAAAATGGCAGGACCCATGATACATCTGAAACTGGGGAGTTTAATGCAAATGGAAACCAAAATAATATCTCATATGGTACTACAAATGGTGATGATATATCATCAGGAAGTGCAGAAGCAGACGTGAAAAAAGTAGTCAG GTGTTCCCAGAAGATCAGTGCATCACATCGAAATAAAGTGACGGAAAGTCTCGACAAGCATAACCAGGTCATTGATGTGGATGGGAATAAGCATAAGGAGGTGAATGGTATCTCATTGGAGGCCATCGAAATTGCAAATAAAGTGACAGAAAATCTCGACAGGAATACTTCCTCTGATGATCAATGCATGATGGACACGCAATTATCGCTGAGTGATGATGAGGATCAGCTTAGTCTCATTTCATCATGTTATGAATCTGATTCTGGAACTTCCAGGAACAGTGCCCATTTTGATCCAGAAGATATTCATACTCCTGTAAGGCCTGTGGAGAATCCAGAAAGTGAACCACACAAGTCTATCACATCATCTTCTAAGAACTCAAAAGGCAATTgcatcaaaagaaaaagagatatcCAAGATTATTCCATCTGTAGAAGATATTCGCAGAAGAAGCATAGTTATCAAGGAAGGAGGCTTAACGATCTTGAAGAACCGACTAATCACAGAAACAGTGATGTGTCTCCCACCTCAGATACCGAGGACCCAAATGACAGGAATTATTCAGAGAATTTTCGCAGACAGGAGAGGCTGCGAGATTCTGGTGGTATTAATAGAGAAGATACTTTAGATTATAAAGGACGGAAGTTTTCCTACCATTGTGGTATTAGAAATGCTGATAACCATTATCATAAGAGAAAGTGTTTCAGTAGAAATGATAGTCACCAGCTCCAACAGAAACTAGATCCGTATGTGAATAGAACTTCTAATGAGAGGCAGACTCTTTGTGAAGATTGGAACCACTCTGGAAGAACGCAGTTCACTGATGAGAGGAGTCCTCTCACCAAGGGGGAGTCCAGGGGGTTGCACTCTAGGTATTCCTCCACTGTTGAATCAAGACATGCTCAATGGAGAAGGACCCGCAACAAACTGCTGTTTAAGAAAATACCCAATAAGTGGCATGAAGACGATTTTCCTGGAGAAAAAGCCGGGAGATGTGCGTCATTCATTAGTCGAAAAAGAAATAATTTTGATGAATTTCATGGAAGGAAGTTCCCACTTCTGGGGAGAGAACTGAATAACCGGGGGCAAAGGGGTGGATATGAGGGCAGTCCCATGTATTTGGACGAttcacaatctgaaaattttaaagatGTATATTGCGAACACCAAGAAAATCAGTACTTGTCCCATCAGTCTTACAGAGACTTATATACAGCTGAGGATGGAAGCTGGAATCGCTCCGTATCACCAAGAAATTATGTTTCTTATCCAAGAACAGCTAATGAAAGATTTTGGAGACAATTGAGAAAAATAGATGTGGAAGAAGCCAATGAAGTTAATTGGTATGATGATCactatgatagctatgaaatCGAAGGTAACATGCATCCTAATGATCATTTAAGGTGGAGAAGGTCTAACTGGCAATCTGAAGTGATGCACTGGACTGAAGATCAGTTTACTTTCAGACATCATGGTGATAAATTGTATTCTGAGAAGGCATCCTGTTCTTATCAAAAATATGTACGGCATGAAAATTTTCGTGCTAAAAATGGTTTTAGTGATGGAATGCCTATTAATAATATGCAGCCAGAGCATATTAATAATATGCCTATTAATAATATGCAGCCAGAGCAGCATAGATCGAAAATTCCTAGAAAAGGAACTGGTGCTAACTTTGTTCATAGTGCTAAGATATATAGAGGTAGGCATGAGCAGTTGGTGAGGTGCAGGGATTCAATGGACTTGGCTGTTAGGGAACGAAAG ATCCTTGCCAGATGCTCCAAAGCCAGAACTTCGATGTGCAATGGTAGGCCAGAAAGCATGGGTGCCGTAATTGGTGGAGAGTCAACAACTTCAAGGAATTTGCAGGTTTGTGAAACTGAGAAGGCAAGGGCGGTCAAAATCACCCAAAGAATTGGATGGGACCAAAACAGCAGGATAGGGCCTGATAAGTTTCCAGTTACAGCTCAGAATGCTGATTTGGATATAGAGGAGGGTCAGATTGTGACACAACAGAATGCAGTTAATACACCACACCCTTTGCAGAGAAAACATTATTCTGATTTTAATGAACCAGCCCACAGCTTGAAAAAGAGAGTGCTTGATGGTCATAATGCCAATACTGGGAATAAGGTCGTTGCAGAAGGATGTGACAAGCAAAGGATTCTACAGACAATGGAAAAAATGGAACAACGCGGGGAGCGCTTTAAGGAGTCAATCACCTTGAGAAAAGAGCCAGACAAGTCATTCACGCCTGAGGTTGATCCCGCAGTTGAAACAGCTGATGAAAAGCAACACAGGCCAGCCAGAAAGAGGCAGTGGGGTGGTAGGTTCTCGAAGAATGACGCTCTAATGTTGGGGATTCCACTGAAAGCAACATTCTGA
- the LOC126792295 gene encoding leucine-rich repeat protein 1-like, with product MAMASTFLLFTATLILSVELLTAAEYPNLEVAALSALKNSLSDPDSALKSWDPELVDPCTWYHITCNGQSHVTRVDLPGQNLSGNLVPELGNLSQLQFLSLYDNNIQGSIPAELGKLTNLIGLDLSGNNLSGSLPSSLENLKASLTFLFLNDNKLLSGTLPPGLDNVFVLNISNTGLTMTLTSG from the coding sequence ATGGCGATGGCCAGCACCTTCTTGTTATTCACCGCAACCCTAATCCTGAGTGTAGAACTCCTCACTGCCGCTGAGTACCCTAACCTGGAAGTGGCCGCTTTGTCCGCGCTGAAGAATAGCTTGTCTGATCCAGACAGTGCGCTCAAGTCGTGGGATCCTGAGCTTGTCGACCCTTGCACTTGGTACCACATTACCTGCAACGGTCAGAGCCACGTTACCCGAGTGGACTTACCTGGCCAAAACCTCTCTggcaatttggtacctgaactCGGAAACCTATCTCAACTTCAGTTTCTTTCACTCTACGATAACAACATCCAAGGAAGTATTCCGGCGGAGCTTGGTAAGCTGACGAACCTCATAGGCTTGGACTTGTCTGGAAACAACCTCTCGGGATCCTTACCGTCTTCACTGGAGAATTTGAAAGCATCACTTACGTTTCTATTTCTCAATGATAACAAGTTATTATCAGGGACACTTCCCCCGGGTCTTGATAACGTTTTTGTCCTCAACATCTCGAACACAGGTCTAACAATGACTCTAACGTCCGGTTAG
- the LOC126790366 gene encoding uncharacterized protein LOC126790366, which produces MNSVNPQPQEEEEEEEDPLLNFIDYARSALSPDTDEDPDPNEPDTARPSWNWIASRILKTCSAYSSGVTAAILLSDLSQAWHEQSRDRPMRKMPECVKQLRKKHRRRKLSNTVTIDSIYDKNFLSLNSVLEAVIVDVFVLPGTNIYMLSLGDIWSTNTIDLYLHRRYYDLINPTNGIFKKGRQIILTGCYLRPAAGGGSRCPRLLPTEYLVVLLDEDDDGDAMLLAAQFCSDTFSSVSLEAFSKNASYSLYARIEFIAPLEVHGKFGTLQRKQITLVDDDGTKLQFVLWGEQVFLTNLLSVGSMLALSNPYIASSADNIAETSAEVSLEFGSATQLFLVPFVQHKEQVCVALTPNRHQGSRLLSTIDPSQSTQVSQVSLPCDSHGSIDFSNYPFQSFVSNLRDKMTGVSLYGVVRSIIKESTEAVFLLRIEDTSGAIWTRLQFVKYWSLGRLSLGHTVYISGLTCSMKKRKGFQLNRCHNGLEAMWSESTGGASFFNLSSLPALLNSSCLHKLTKLSNLSSQTSCTQIVIIRLEMAQFHLSTRFSHAVCGHFVTLQPMGVTKCSFCNENCDDVVRTFHLKVTLADESGKILAWCTGHTAIEILQISPDEFFELPEEEQVMYPSTLHNERFKVAIINCQREGSGPGDALVLETEGTSWEITRALKCD; this is translated from the exons TCATCGACTACGCCAGGTCCGCTCTCTCGCCCGATACCGACGAAGATCCGGATCCGAATGAGCCGGACACCGCCCGGCCCAGCTGGAATTGGATCGCCTCCCGGATCCTCAAGACCTGCAGCGCCTACTCCAGCGGCGTCACCGCGGCGATTCTCCTCTCCGATCTCTCCCAG gCTTGGCATGAGCAAAGTAGGGACCGGCCGATGAGGAAGATGCCGGAATGCGTGAAGCAGCTGCGAAAGAAGCATAGGAGGAGGAAGCTGTCGAATACTGTGACTATTGATTCGATTTATGACAAGAATTTCTTGTCATTGAATAGTGTCTTGGAGGCGGTGATTGTCGATGTTTTTGTTCTCCCCG GCACCAACATTTATATGCTTTCCCTGGGGGATATTTGGAGTACTAATACCATCGATCTTTATCTCCACCGCAG GTACTATGACTTGATAAATCCTACCAATGGGATTTTCAAGAAAGGAAGGCAGATCATCCTCACGGGGTGCTATCTTCGTCCTGCTGCTGGAGGAGGGTCTCGTTGTCCGCGGCTGTTGCCTACGGAATATCTAGTAGTATTGTTAGATGAG gatgatgatggtgatgcaATGCTGCTAGCAGCTCAGTTTTGTTCGGATACATTCTCTTCAGTTTCCCTGGAGGCATTTAGTAAAAATGCATCTTATTCACTGTATGCAAG AATTGAGTTCATTGCCCCCCTAGAAGTTCATGGAAAGTTTGGGACATTACAAAGGAAACAGATCACTCTTGTAGACGATGATGGTACCAAGTTACAATTTGTGCTGTGGGGTGAGCAGGTTTTCCTGACAAATCTTTTGAG TGTGGGAAGTATGCTTGCGCTAAGTAATCCATATATCGCAAGTTCAGCTGACAACATTGCTGAGACAAGTGCTGAAGTTTCCCTTGAATTTGGTAGTGCAACACAATTGTTTTTGGTCCCTTTTGTTCAACACAAGGAACAA GTATGTGTAGCACTGACACCAAACCGCCATCAAGGATCAAGATTGCTAAGCACAATAGATCCTAGTCAGAGTACACAAGTTTCTCAAGTTTCCTTGCCCTGTGATTCACATGGATCTATTGATTTCAGTAATTATCCTTTTCAA TCCTTTGTTTCCAATCTTCGTGACAAGATGACAGGCGTCAGCCTTTATGGTGTTGTTAGAAGTATCATCAAGGAGAGCACAGAAGCTGTCTTCTTATTAAGAATTGAAGATACCAGTGGAGCAATTTGGACTAGATTAcaatttgtgaaatattg GTCACTGGGAAGATTAAGCCTTGGCCACACAGTCTACATATCAGGTCTCACATGCTCTATGAAAAAGCGGAAGGG ATTCCAGCTAAACAGATGCCACAACGGCCTAGAAGCAATGTGGTCCGAGAGTACTGGTGGAGCTAGTTTCTTCAACCTCAGTAGCTTGCCAGCGTTGCTAAACTCATCTTGTCTTCATAAACTAACAAAGCTCTCTAATCTTTCCAGTCAGACTAGCTGTACTCAG ATTGTTATCATTCGGCTTGAAATGGCTCAGTTTCATCTCAGTACAAGGTTTTCACATGCTGTATGTGGTCATTTTGTTACTTTGCAACCCATGGGAGTTACTAAATGCAGCTTCTGTAATGAGAATTGTGATGATGTAGTTCGCACTTTCCACCTGAAAGTGACTCTTGCTGATGAGAGTGGTAAAATTTTAGCATGGTGTACTGGTCATACTGCCATAGAGATCCTGCAGATATCTCCTGATGAATTTTTTGAACTACCTGAG GAAGAACAAGTTATGTATCCCTCTACATTACATAATGAGAGGTTCAAGGTTGCAATTATTAATTGCCAACGGGAAGGTTCTGGACCTGGTGATGCTCTTGTGCTAGAGACTGAGGGAACCTCATGGGAGATTACTCGTGCATTGAAGTGTGATTAA